The genomic window CGGCTTTATTCAAACCTCGATTCGCTGCTGATAATCTGGTCGGAAATAAGTAGCAAAATAAATGAGGGCGAAGGTAATTTAGCGGCTCTTATGAACGACCCCGCCCTATATAATAACCTTACTAAGTTCTTTAAAGAATCCTCAGCTTTTATGGAGAAAGTTAATGCTGGTGAGGGAGAACTCGGCAAGCTGGCAACTGGCAAAGGCAACCTTTATAACCGTACCGACAGTGCTTTAGTCGCCTTAAATAAAACGCTCGAAACGATAAATAACGGCGAGGGGACACTCGGTCAACTCATATATAACGCCGAATTGTACGAGAGGCTATCATCAACGCTGACATCACTCGACAGTCTGCTGGTTGATATCAAAGAAAACCCTAAAAAGTATGTGAAACTGTCATTATTCTAAGCGCTAATATTGATAGTAACATGCCGGCAATGACAGAATCTGCTCTATTCTAAAACCATTAATAGTATTTTCCGACAAAAAAGCTTGACAAACTTACTGTTTGTGATAAATTTCACATAATATTTGATTTCGGGTTTGTATTTGTCAAATAAACACAAACCTGACGCGAGGTTTGTTGTGATTAAAACAATTTCTGCGGCTTTGCTTAGCAAGCAATCCACCAGGTGGGTTGCTAATCAGTTGATGAATTCACCGACTTCAAGAATCTATATCTTCTAATTTTGGAAATATAATGGCAGAACATGCTGGAAATAAATTACAATCCCAACTCGAATATTTGCCTTTTGATGAGAAACATTATAATGAGATAAAGCGAAAAAATGTTATTCGGCTTCTGCTTACTTATCTTACTCCATTAATTCTGCTAATAGTATATTTTTATTTCCAGTATAATAGTCTTATTTCCGAAAGCCAGCGTTTTCATCTCAAGGCAATCGCCGAAAGCCAGGCGAACACGCTTGACCTGTTTTTAACCGAACGACTTGTTAACCTCAGCAATCTAATCGATGACCCAAGGTTTGAATTTCCTCCATCAGGGAAAGCTATGCAAATTTACCTTGAAAGGTTGAAAAAAGACAGCGAAACATTTGTCGATATTGGCTATTTCGATTCATCTGGTGTTCAAACAGCTTATGAAGGACCTTATCCGTCTCTGGAAAAACGCAACTACAGCTCTGAATCATGGTATATTGCACTCAGAGAAGGTAGTGATAATTATATTATTACAGATATCTATCTCGGTTTCCGTCAAAAACCGCATTTTACTATTGCAATCAGCCGCATTGTCAACAATCAATTCATTGTATTGCGAGCTACTTTAGGTCCCGAAAAGATATATGAATATATCAGTTCTTTGGAAGGTTCCAATGAGGTTTTTACTTCGATAGTCAACAGGGACGGCAAATATCAGGTTGTTACCCAGAATATTGCAGCGCTTTTAGAGACATCATCATTTGTTCCGCCGGATGAACCCGGACATGGCACTGAAAAAGTAGATATTAATAGTTCGGAGATAACTTATGCTTACTCATGGCTAAAAACAGCCGATTGGGCATTAATTGTTATGCGTCCTATATCTGAAAGTTCGGAATTATTGCCTGATTTTTTAGTGAAGTTGTTTGGTGTGTCAGTTGTAATTATTCTTTTAATTGTATTCGTAATATTCGATAGGGCTAAAAAGTTAGTATATCTTCAAAAAGAATCAGACCGGACAAGGTCACAATTGGAACATGCCGCTAAGCTGGCTTCTATTGGCGAACTGGCCTCTGGTATTGCGCATGAGATTAACAACCCGCTGGCAATTATTACCGAGGAAGCCGGACTTATCAAAGACCTAATGAATCCCGAATTTCAAGAATCGGCAAGCAGTGAGGAAATAGGAGAACATCTGGATAGTATTCATGAAGCGGCGTTTCGATGTCGCGATATTACCCGCAAACTGCTTAAGTTTGTCCGTAAAACCGACCTTAATTTGAAATCTCAAGATATACATCAGATTATTGATGAAGTTTTGGATGGCCTTCTGGGCCAGGAGATTTCAGTATCGAATATTAAAATTGTTCGCAATTACAACCGCAGCTTGCCCCAATTGATTACGGATGCCAACCAGCTCCAGCAAGTGTTGTTGAATATAATTAATAATGGCATCGATGCTTTTGAAGGCAAGCCGGGTAAAATAACAATTGCCACGTCGCAATCAGGGAAAAAACTGAATATTTCAATTTCCGACAATGGCAAAGGTATCGCTCCCGACCAAAAAGAAAAACTTTTCATGCCATTTTATACAACCAAGGGAGTCGGTGAAGGCACCGGTTTGGGTTTGTCGGTTAGCTATGGAATTATTAAAAGCTTTGGTGGTACAATCGAGGTTAACAGCAGCATAGGAGAAGGAAGTACTTTTGTACTGATATTGCCGATTAAGTAATATTTGTTATTTTTAGATAAGAATCGTTGATAAGAAGGACATCTCTATGGATAATAAATGTGTAAAGGACCTAATGGTACCGCTTGATGAGTATGCGGTAATACATCAAGATGCTCCTTTACTGGATGCAATACTGGCTCTTGATAAGGCTCAGCTTAAATTAACACCCGGAAAATTTAAACATCGAGCCGTACTGGTTGTTGATGATAACAACAAAGTGATAGGCAAAATCGGGCAGTTTTCTTTTTTAAAGGCTTTAGAGCCAAAATATAATGTCATGAGCGACTTGGCCAATCTTGATATTGCCGGTGTTGATTCTCAATATTTATCTAAGGTGATGGAACATTACCAGTTGTTCCAAGATAGCTTATCAAACCTGGCGGCAAGTGCTCATGCAATTAAAGCTAAGGAAGTCATGCAGACGGTTGCCGAGAGTATTGATGAGGATGCTCCTTTGAGCGAAGCTATACATAAGATTATTATGGGCCAGAGGCTTTCGATATTGGTATCGCAAAAAAGTAAAATTGTCGGCGTGCTGAGATTATCCGACCTTTTCGAGGAGATGTCAGTTCAAATGAAAAAGCTTGCAAAATAGTTGATGCTGACTGATTTGAGTTATTATGCCCAAAGTATTATTAGTTGATGATGAAAATAAACTTCGAATATCTTTAGCAAAACGTTTAAACCTAAGGGGACTTGACACTATCGGCTTGGATAATGGCGAGGATGCTATAAAGATAATTCGCAGCGATAGTGATATAGATGTAATTGTGCTGGACAGGAAAATGCCGGGGATGAGCGGCGAACAGACGCTCAAGGAAATGAAATTGTTTAGGCCGGAACTTCAGGTAATTGTATTAACCGGTCACGCTTCTATGGAATCAGCAGTGGAAACAGGCAAGTTGGATGCTTATTCATACATTCAAAAACCATGCGATCTGGATGAGTTAATTAAAATAATAGAGAAAGCCCGCGAAGATAAAGTTCATGTTATGGCGCGGCATGAAGTGCCCCATGTCAAGAAGGGTTCGGTATTGAAATGGCTGAAAGGTTCGCATAATTCTCGACCGGGAGTTATAATACTTGGCTTACTTCTATTTTCTTTGATTGTATTAACTCCGACAACCGACCGCTTGATGGAACTGTTGTCATTTCAGAAAACCGGCCAGATAACTGATTATAATATGGGTTACGCCAATTATATGAAAATGAAAGATGGCGAGAATATTGCAGATTATTACAGCCGTAATTATAAAATCGGTGATAAAATCCTACTAAATCAGGGCGAATCGCCACGATATGCGATGTCTCCCAGCAAGGCAGCGACAAAAGCTAAGGTTATGCTTGGTATTTTAGTGGTTGCTGCCTTATTTTGGGCTACCGGTGCTGTGCCAATTGGAATAACAGCTCTGCTGGTTGGTGTATTCATGTATTTTTTCGGTGTTCTTAAACCTGATGATATCGCCAAAGCCTATGCCAAGGATGCTGTAATTTTTATATTTGGCGTGCTGGCAATCTCTACCGCAATTAGCAGCACCGGACTCGACCGTCGAATAGGATTACTGCTTCTGGCTCCGGCCACTAATTTAAAACGAATGATGTTTATTTTCCTGCCGCTTTTTGCGGTAGCTTGTTCGTTTGTGTCGGAGCATGCTTTAATAGCGTTTATTCTGCCGCTTATTATGATTGTTTATGTTTCCTCTATTAGAGCAGTTGGTCTCAAGCAAGATAAAGCACTGGCAACTATGTTTATTTTGTCGCTTTGTTTTGCAGCTAACTCGGGGGGGCCTGGTTCGCCAGCCGCTGGCGGCCGTAATGCCGTTATGCTTGGCATACTTTCCGATTACGGAGTGGCTCCTTCTTTCGGTCAATGGGTACAGTATGGATTGCCATTTGTGCCGGTTATGGCGCTTGTGATAGGATTATATTTCTATATTACTTTTCATCGCAAGATAGCCGTAAAATCGCTAAATATATCATCGTTAGTAAAACAAGCTTCGGATAAAATCGGACCTATGACTAAAAAAGAATATATAACTGCAATAGCGCTAATTGTTCTGATTCTATTATGGGTTACTGTCAGCGATAAGTTTGGCATGGGCGGCCCTGTGATACTGATAATAGTAATTCTCAATTTTCTAAGGATTATCCGATGGCGCAATATCGTTTCGATACCGTGGGATGTAGTCGCATTGTATGCCAGCGCTTGTGCTCTGGGAAAGGGTTTGGCTGTTACCGGTGCAGCTTTATATATAGCAGACGGTTTTGTTAGTATCCTGCCAAGTTTTATGCAAAGCGGGGAGGGTTTAGCAGTTGCAGCCAGCTTGTTTACCGGTATCGCCACCAATTTTATGAGTGATGGCGCTACTGTTTCCGCCATAGGGCCTATAACTATTCCAATGGCTGCTATATCCGGTACGCATCCGTGGATGATAGGTTTTGCCACAGCTTTTGCTTCATCATTTGCCCATATGCTGATAATCGGCACGCCCAATAATGCTATTGCTTATGCATTAGCCAAAGACCCTGTAACAGGCGAACAATTGGTAACTCTTTCCGATTTTCTCAAGCACGGATCTGTTATATTGGTTCTTTCTTTTGCGGTTTTGTGGGCATGGGTATTTTTTGGATATTGGAGATTAATTGGTTTTTAAATAAGGATGGGTATTATGTCTGACAAAATTAAGCTATTAATAGTAGATGATGAGATAAAATTTCTGGAGTCTGTCGCTCGCCGACTTGAAATGAGGGATTTTGATGTAACCAAAGCCTCCAGCGGCGAAGTAGCTGTTGAAGCCGCCAGTTCTGGTAAATTCGACTTGGCTTTGTTAGACCTGAAAATGCCGGGTATGGATGGCAAACAGGTGCTCGAAATTTTGAAAAAGGAGCATAAGTACCTGGAGGTTATCATTCTTACCGGTCGCGGCTCAATGGATTCAGCTGTGGAATGCACCAAACTTGGTGCTTTTAGCTACCTGCCCAAACCTTATGAACTGAACAATCTTCTTGAAATTCTCAATAAGGCATATCAAGCAAGATTGAAAAAGAAATTTGAATCAGACCAGGACCGGATGCAGAAAATCTTAGATATGGCGGCTGATTCAAGCCCTCTGGCGATTTTACGTGAACTGCGCAAACTTGATGATGAAGAAAAATAGATAAATATAGATTATATCAGAAACCCGCAAGCTAGTCTAAAAAATAAATCGTAGCGCATAGGGGTGTCCGCCATTGGCGGATACGTCCCTACGCGCGGATTTATATATCACCCTAAAATATAAGATATATTTTTGTCGACAGTCTAAAGGGCGTCCAGCAACTCTGCCGGACGCTCTTTGGTTTACAATTTTCGTGATGTCTGTAATTACTTCAAAAGCATCATGGACTTTCTTTCGGTGAAATTATCAGCCTGAATTCTATAAAAATACAAGCCGGATGTTTCGTTATTGGCTGTCCATATCGTCTGATGATACCCTGCCGGCATATTGCCGTTTATAAGCGTCTCAACTTTTCGACCAAGCAAATTATAAACATCGATTATAACAAAAGCGTCTTTCGGCAAACCATAATTAATAGTCGTTGATGCGTTAAACGGATTAGGATAATTCTGGTTTATGAAATAATCCTCAGGTATTCTAGCGAAGCCATCATCGATGTTATCATAATCCCATCTTAAATAAACATCTGTTGAAGTAGTGTCACCATAAGTCAATTCAATAAAAATAGTAGTATCCTCATAATTTCCATGGGAAAATCTTACTGAAAAAGAGCCTTCTTGTATTATGGCAAAATAAAACGCTCCGTTAGCATCCGAATAACCTTCTTGCTCAGCGTCTACTATATAGATGTTTACACTGTCAATTGGTACAAGCGTCGAATCATCATAAACAAAGCCTTCAAAGTAACTGAGGCGATGGTCCAGACAGATAGGAGCATGAGAAGAGCTATCGTATGCTGTCTCGATACCGGTAAGAGAGTCGGTGAAATAATCGTGATGCTCGAATGTGATTGTGTAGATTCCGTTTTCAAGAGACATGAATCTATATCCGCCGGCATTACTGGTTGTGTCAATTCTAACAGGATCGGTATTTATACTAACGACAACCCCTTCGATACGAGTGTCTGTATCGCAATCGGTAACAATGCCCAAAATATTGCCATACTGGCTTAGTACAATAGTTGTGTCCAGCGGGTCATCGGCGGGAATATTAATACTGACTAATGCAGGAACGTAATCGTTGTGAGTTATAGACACATCATAGGTATTTGGCTGGATATGGTCAAACGCAAATGCGCCATTGCCGCCGGTTGTATATTCATTGCCATCGAATGCCACTAGAGCGCCTGTAATTGGCTGGTTATGAGTATCTTTTATATAACCGGTAAAAACGCCGAGCCTAAGAATTACAAAATCTTGCGTGGTTGTCTGATTGGGTTCAACAATTATATTTGTTGCTTCCGTATCCACATAATCAGGATGATGTGTAGTGATGCTGTAAGTTTCTGATTCTAATCCGGGGAATTCATAGAAACCATCAGCGTTAGTGGTATCGCTGGCTCCGGTGTTCAACTGAATGACTGCATTTTCAACCGGTTGTGTGTCCGAGTCATAAACATTGCCGTTAATCCCGCCTGCCTGACTGAGAAACATTGTTTCCAAGACTACTGTTTCATTCTCAATAATATTTACGGTTATAGTTGTATCAAGGTAATGAGTGTGAGAATAAGTAAGATTATGCTCGCCCACAGTAAGACCTAAGTGGAAAAAGCCATCTGTATCGGTTGTATCTGTTTTGCCCCATCTGCTGTCTGTTATACAGACATTCTCAATTGGAACTCCGGAATTAAGATCGCTAGCAATACCCTCAACATATCCGCCGCCTAAAAAGTGAAACATGGCAAATGTTTCAACTGGGAAAAAACCTGCGTAGCCAAGCGTATCGCCGATATTAGTTGGACCTTGAGGATAGTTCAGGCCTGGCCCAATAGCCATTACATCGTCGCCAATTAGAGATGAATCATTGACGGTTTTCAACATAAATTTCATCCCAACGGTATAGGCTAACGAATAAAACCAGGGAGCTTCGCTTTGGGGATTAAGCTGAGCAAATCCTATGAATGATTGGTTTGACCAACCCTCGGGATTAGGCGGCGAACCTTCAGGCGGTAAAAAACCGGCATCATCCCATTCTGTGAAAGGATAAAACAATTCGCCTTCTTCGACGCTTAGAAGGCTGTCGATATATCTATTGTCAGTGCCAAGGCAAATAAGAGCGTCGCCCACATAGCCGCCATACTGGCACTTAAGAGCAACATTGATTTCGACCCTCTCATTTATGTTGACGTACATTCCGGAAGGAGAGCCATAAACAACAAACACGCTATCTGTCATCTGAGCAAAAACTACCCCCGGTAATAAAGTTAATATAGATATTATTAAAAAATATCTAAATGTTTTAGTTGAAAACATAATTTCCCTCAAAATATTTTGTAAATACCTTTCAATACTCATGGTTTATAGAACCCTGAGATTGATATTTCTTCTTTTTTATTTATCTGAACTTTAATTGGATAGCTGCTGAACAAATTAATTTTCAGCAATTAGTTTGTTCAACATCGGTTCTACTAATAAATCTTATATCTCCGTCCAGATAAAAGCAATTATTATATTGCTAAACGAAACCGCCTTATTGTTTCCTCCATAGCTAAAAGGTTTTTATGCTTGCTTTAATAAATGAACTGTATTGAATACATCCTCCTTTTTTTTAATTGAACCGAATATTATAATATATGCCTGCAATCTACACTCCAATTAAATTTATAATATTTTGCAGATTTACGCAAGCTTAAAATACAATTTATTAAAAATTATAGCTATCCTAAAAAAATACTATAATCAGATTATCATTTATCGTCTAAGGATATTTCTGGCAACATTTTCCGATAGTTAATACTACTTATAAAAATTAACAATATGCTCCGAGAGGGATTGAATCGAGTCCATTGTCAAAATATACCTTCGGGATTTGTAAAAATCCCTTGTAATTGCCAACTTTTCGGATTATAATTTCTTTAACGGTATGTATGTTTTTCTATTGAAAAATATCTGATGATGACGATAGTTAAATAATATAAAATAGCAAGAGGAAATAACATGAACACTAAGTTTATCTGTCGATTATTGATTCTGTCTATACTGATAATATTTCCGATAGAATTAGCTATAGGCCAGCTTATCAAAGACAAAGCCGATGATATCTTCACGGAAATGGATGCCGATCAGCTTACTCTAAGGTTTTTCAACGCCCTTAATGGCGAGCCTATAACCGGAGCGGTTGTGGGAATTGAAGGTATAGGCAGTTATAGTTCCGATCATGAGGGCAAAGTACTATTTCCCGCGCCGGAAGAGGATGGATTCTATACAGTGAGATTTTCAAAAAATGGTTTTATTGAATCTGTATTTAATATCGAAATTCAGGTTGGTTCATTGTTTTTCAACAGGTTCTCCATCTCGCCCGATATGCCGCTGGGAACGATAAGAGTCGCTTTAGATTGGGACAAGAAACCGCGCGACCTGGATGCTCATATGCGCAAGCTGGGAAGTTTTCACATTTCTTATCGCAACAAGAAGGTAGCTGAGGATGGCAAAGCCAAACTCGACCGCGATGATACGAACGGCTACGGACCTGAGACTATCACAATAAGTAAAGTGGATGAACAGGCGACTTACTATTATTATGTGCATAATTATTCCAATAGAAATAAGTCATCCGATAAAAATCTCTCCAAATCGAAGGCAAGCGTAAAGCTGTACGGCGGCAATAATCAGCTATTGCAGGTATTCCAAGCGCCGCAAAAAGTGAAAGGTACTTACTGGCACGTTTTCACAATAAACAATGGAGAGATAATCCCCGTGAACAAGGTTGTCAAGACAGAGCCGGGGAGTTGACATACAAGCTTATAATCCAAGCAAATAGTAGGGGTGTATTGCATACGCCCTATTAATGCCGCAGCTTCATAGGTCGGGTTTTCCGCCTAATGCGAACCGAAGTGGGGGACAAATCTTATACTTTGGTTTAGTTCGATAATTAGGGTTTGCTGAATAATAAGGAACTGATTGCTAAACGCCGTTTGGTAGCCAGAGAAAAATATTGCCATACGGTATGTGCAGGCTTTTTGCTTATTTATTAGAAAACCCTTTCACTTGCAGGACTATAGAATGAATCTATCTTATGATAAACAAAGAGGTTAGTGTTTATTCAGCAAGCCCTAATTAATATGCAAATAAAACTATCAACCTCAGGATGTCGCCCGTTAAGGCGTGCTTCCATCCTGAGATACAACAAAATAGCGCGTAGGGGCGTATTGCATGCGCCTATTAATGCCGCAGTCTATTAGGGCAGTCCGCTTCGGTGGACGGCACCTGCCTATTTTAACACTCGCCCACAAGCTGAACAATCACTCGTCTATGGCGCGATTTATTATCGAAATCTGCAAGGACAATCTGCTGCCAGGTTCCAAGCATCAATTTGCCCTCAGTAAATGGCAGGCAATGCGATGTTTTTAACAAAAACGACCGCATGTGCGAAAAACCGTTGCCATCATGCCAGGTTTCATCATGATGATATGGCTTATTTGATGGGAGCAGTTTTTCTAAAAACTCCGGGATGTCTTTTAGAAGCCCCGGTTCATACTCAATTGTGCTGATGGCC from Candidatus Zixiibacteriota bacterium includes these protein-coding regions:
- a CDS encoding histidine kinase, coding for MAEHAGNKLQSQLEYLPFDEKHYNEIKRKNVIRLLLTYLTPLILLIVYFYFQYNSLISESQRFHLKAIAESQANTLDLFLTERLVNLSNLIDDPRFEFPPSGKAMQIYLERLKKDSETFVDIGYFDSSGVQTAYEGPYPSLEKRNYSSESWYIALREGSDNYIITDIYLGFRQKPHFTIAISRIVNNQFIVLRATLGPEKIYEYISSLEGSNEVFTSIVNRDGKYQVVTQNIAALLETSSFVPPDEPGHGTEKVDINSSEITYAYSWLKTADWALIVMRPISESSELLPDFLVKLFGVSVVIILLIVFVIFDRAKKLVYLQKESDRTRSQLEHAAKLASIGELASGIAHEINNPLAIITEEAGLIKDLMNPEFQESASSEEIGEHLDSIHEAAFRCRDITRKLLKFVRKTDLNLKSQDIHQIIDEVLDGLLGQEISVSNIKIVRNYNRSLPQLITDANQLQQVLLNIINNGIDAFEGKPGKITIATSQSGKKLNISISDNGKGIAPDQKEKLFMPFYTTKGVGEGTGLGLSVSYGIIKSFGGTIEVNSSIGEGSTFVLILPIK
- a CDS encoding CBS domain-containing protein, which gives rise to MDNKCVKDLMVPLDEYAVIHQDAPLLDAILALDKAQLKLTPGKFKHRAVLVVDDNNKVIGKIGQFSFLKALEPKYNVMSDLANLDIAGVDSQYLSKVMEHYQLFQDSLSNLAASAHAIKAKEVMQTVAESIDEDAPLSEAIHKIIMGQRLSILVSQKSKIVGVLRLSDLFEEMSVQMKKLAK
- a CDS encoding anion permease, with the protein product MPKVLLVDDENKLRISLAKRLNLRGLDTIGLDNGEDAIKIIRSDSDIDVIVLDRKMPGMSGEQTLKEMKLFRPELQVIVLTGHASMESAVETGKLDAYSYIQKPCDLDELIKIIEKAREDKVHVMARHEVPHVKKGSVLKWLKGSHNSRPGVIILGLLLFSLIVLTPTTDRLMELLSFQKTGQITDYNMGYANYMKMKDGENIADYYSRNYKIGDKILLNQGESPRYAMSPSKAATKAKVMLGILVVAALFWATGAVPIGITALLVGVFMYFFGVLKPDDIAKAYAKDAVIFIFGVLAISTAISSTGLDRRIGLLLLAPATNLKRMMFIFLPLFAVACSFVSEHALIAFILPLIMIVYVSSIRAVGLKQDKALATMFILSLCFAANSGGPGSPAAGGRNAVMLGILSDYGVAPSFGQWVQYGLPFVPVMALVIGLYFYITFHRKIAVKSLNISSLVKQASDKIGPMTKKEYITAIALIVLILLWVTVSDKFGMGGPVILIIVILNFLRIIRWRNIVSIPWDVVALYASACALGKGLAVTGAALYIADGFVSILPSFMQSGEGLAVAASLFTGIATNFMSDGATVSAIGPITIPMAAISGTHPWMIGFATAFASSFAHMLIIGTPNNAIAYALAKDPVTGEQLVTLSDFLKHGSVILVLSFAVLWAWVFFGYWRLIGF
- a CDS encoding response regulator, coding for MMSDKIKLLIVDDEIKFLESVARRLEMRDFDVTKASSGEVAVEAASSGKFDLALLDLKMPGMDGKQVLEILKKEHKYLEVIILTGRGSMDSAVECTKLGAFSYLPKPYELNNLLEILNKAYQARLKKKFESDQDRMQKILDMAADSSPLAILRELRKLDDEEK
- a CDS encoding carboxypeptidase regulatory-like domain-containing protein, which codes for MFSTKTFRYFLIISILTLLPGVVFAQMTDSVFVVYGSPSGMYVNINERVEINVALKCQYGGYVGDALICLGTDNRYIDSLLSVEEGELFYPFTEWDDAGFLPPEGSPPNPEGWSNQSFIGFAQLNPQSEAPWFYSLAYTVGMKFMLKTVNDSSLIGDDVMAIGPGLNYPQGPTNIGDTLGYAGFFPVETFAMFHFLGGGYVEGIASDLNSGVPIENVCITDSRWGKTDTTDTDGFFHLGLTVGEHNLTYSHTHYLDTTITVNIIENETVVLETMFLSQAGGINGNVYDSDTQPVENAVIQLNTGASDTTNADGFYEFPGLESETYSITTHHPDYVDTEATNIIVEPNQTTTQDFVILRLGVFTGYIKDTHNQPITGALVAFDGNEYTTGGNGAFAFDHIQPNTYDVSITHNDYVPALVSINIPADDPLDTTIVLSQYGNILGIVTDCDTDTRIEGVVVSINTDPVRIDTTSNAGGYRFMSLENGIYTITFEHHDYFTDSLTGIETAYDSSSHAPICLDHRLSYFEGFVYDDSTLVPIDSVNIYIVDAEQEGYSDANGAFYFAIIQEGSFSVRFSHGNYEDTTIFIELTYGDTTSTDVYLRWDYDNIDDGFARIPEDYFINQNYPNPFNASTTINYGLPKDAFVIIDVYNLLGRKVETLINGNMPAGYHQTIWTANNETSGLYFYRIQADNFTERKSMMLLK
- a CDS encoding YjbQ family protein; translation: MAVKTFDFEIKTKGWCHLEDITSEVAGFLKQSGLNDGIACVAVAGSTAAISTIEYEPGLLKDIPEFLEKLLPSNKPYHHDETWHDGNGFSHMRSFLLKTSHCLPFTEGKLMLGTWQQIVLADFDNKSRHRRVIVQLVGEC